Proteins from a genomic interval of Pseudoruegeria sp. SHC-113:
- the hemA gene encoding 5-aminolevulinate synthase — translation MDYTAKLDAALSTLHEEGRYRTFIDIERRKGHFPHAIWRHPSGEERPVTVWCGNDYLGMGQHPAVLEAMHEAVDAAGAGSGGTRNISGTTVYHNRLEAELADLHGKEAALLFTSAYIANDATLSTLPKLFPGLIIYSDALNHASMIEGVRRNGGAKRIFRHNDVAHLRELLEADDPAAPKLIAFESVYSMDGDFGPIEAICDLADEFGALTYIDEVHAVGMYGPRGAGVAERDHLMHRLDIINGTLAKAYGVMGGYIAASAKMVDAIRSYAPGFIFTTSLPPAVAAGAAASVKHLKSDQSLREKHQTQAKILKTRLKGLGLPLIDHGSHIVPVIVGNPVHCKMMSDMLLEDHGIYVQPINFPTVPRGTERLRFTPSPVHGPKEMDALVHALDALWSHCALNRADMAG, via the coding sequence ATGGACTACACCGCGAAGCTGGATGCAGCGCTCAGCACGCTGCATGAGGAAGGCCGCTACCGCACCTTTATCGATATCGAGCGCCGCAAGGGGCATTTCCCCCATGCGATCTGGCGGCACCCTTCGGGTGAGGAACGCCCCGTAACCGTATGGTGCGGCAACGATTACCTCGGCATGGGGCAGCACCCGGCCGTTCTGGAGGCCATGCACGAGGCCGTTGATGCGGCCGGGGCGGGCTCCGGCGGGACGCGCAACATTTCCGGCACCACCGTTTACCACAACCGCCTTGAGGCGGAGCTTGCTGATCTGCACGGCAAGGAAGCGGCGCTGCTGTTCACCTCGGCCTATATCGCCAATGACGCCACGCTTTCCACGCTGCCCAAGCTGTTTCCCGGCCTGATCATCTATTCGGACGCGCTCAACCACGCCTCCATGATCGAGGGCGTGCGCCGCAATGGCGGGGCCAAACGCATCTTCCGCCACAACGACGTGGCCCATCTGCGCGAACTTCTGGAGGCCGACGATCCCGCCGCGCCCAAGCTGATTGCGTTTGAGTCCGTCTATTCGATGGATGGCGATTTCGGCCCCATCGAGGCGATCTGCGATCTGGCCGATGAATTCGGCGCGCTCACCTATATCGACGAGGTGCATGCCGTCGGCATGTATGGCCCTCGGGGCGCGGGCGTGGCCGAGCGCGATCACCTGATGCACCGGCTCGACATCATCAACGGCACGCTGGCCAAGGCCTATGGCGTGATGGGCGGCTATATCGCGGCGTCGGCCAAGATGGTGGATGCGATCCGCTCCTATGCGCCGGGTTTCATCTTCACCACCTCGCTGCCGCCGGCGGTGGCCGCAGGGGCGGCGGCCTCGGTAAAACACCTAAAATCCGATCAATCCCTGCGCGAAAAACACCAGACGCAGGCGAAGATCCTCAAGACCCGCCTCAAAGGGCTGGGCCTGCCGCTGATCGACCACGGCAGCCACATCGTTCCGGTCATCGTGGGCAACCCGGTGCACTGCAAGATGATGTCGGACATGTTGTTGGAAGATCACGGGATTTACGTGCAACCGATCAACTTCCCCACCGTGCCGCGCGGTACCGAGCGGCTGCGCTTCACACCCTCGCCGGTGCATGGGCCGAAGGAGATGGACGCGCTTGTGCATGCGTTGGACGCGCTCTGGTCCCATTGTGCGCTGAATCGTGCCGACATGGCGGGCTGA
- a CDS encoding helix-turn-helix domain-containing protein, with translation MIGRRDLRKGDAQPEETPQGFDSYDLRLGDVMRGERATLGKSLLDVQRELKIKAAYISAIENCDPSGFETPGFVAGYVRSYARYLGLDPDWAYTTFCRESDFQIVDGLASKGGYKPVAKRKAPAEKGKRDTNDLFANPNTPFVPRNQAVFSGVEPGAVGSILVLLSLVAAIGYGGWFVLQEVQKVQFAPVEQSPGLVSEVDPLAESPIDVAEIGAAPGFTPPSAEALDRLYRPQALDVPVLEARDGPIAAVDPANFGVLAPMTLPVEAPVAVAEAANQADAIEDALIKVVEDEAPEVVMFAVRPAWVRVRAADGTVLFEKILDAGEEYVLPTTEEAPRLRAGNSGSVYFRVNGETYGPAGPGTSVAKQVALSSEALKEAYQVADLEQDRDLARIVAELAAAPVTPAAPASE, from the coding sequence ATGATCGGGCGGAGAGATCTCCGAAAGGGTGACGCACAGCCGGAGGAAACTCCGCAGGGCTTCGATTCTTACGATCTGAGGCTCGGGGATGTCATGCGCGGCGAACGCGCAACGCTCGGCAAATCCCTGCTGGATGTGCAGCGCGAGCTGAAGATCAAGGCCGCCTATATTTCCGCCATCGAAAACTGCGATCCGTCGGGTTTTGAAACGCCGGGCTTCGTGGCCGGTTACGTGCGCTCCTATGCGCGCTACCTCGGGCTCGATCCCGATTGGGCCTACACCACCTTCTGCCGCGAAAGCGATTTCCAGATCGTGGACGGGCTGGCCTCCAAGGGCGGCTACAAGCCCGTGGCCAAGCGCAAAGCGCCTGCCGAGAAGGGCAAGCGCGACACGAACGATCTCTTTGCCAACCCCAACACGCCCTTCGTGCCGCGCAATCAGGCGGTGTTTTCCGGTGTCGAGCCGGGGGCCGTGGGCTCCATCCTCGTGCTGCTGAGCCTCGTGGCCGCCATCGGCTATGGCGGCTGGTTCGTGCTGCAGGAAGTGCAGAAAGTGCAATTCGCCCCAGTGGAGCAATCGCCGGGGCTGGTGTCGGAAGTGGATCCGCTGGCGGAATCCCCGATCGACGTGGCCGAGATCGGCGCGGCACCCGGCTTCACGCCGCCCTCCGCCGAAGCGCTGGATCGCCTCTATCGCCCGCAGGCGCTGGATGTGCCGGTGCTGGAAGCGCGCGACGGGCCGATTGCCGCCGTGGATCCGGCGAATTTCGGCGTGCTCGCGCCGATGACGCTCCCCGTGGAAGCGCCCGTTGCCGTGGCAGAGGCCGCAAATCAGGCGGACGCCATCGAAGACGCGCTGATCAAGGTCGTGGAAGACGAAGCGCCGGAAGTGGTGATGTTTGCCGTGCGCCCGGCTTGGGTGCGCGTGCGCGCCGCCGATGGCACCGTGCTCTTTGAGAAAATCCTCGACGCCGGTGAAGAATACGTGCTGCCCACCACGGAAGAAGCGCCGCGCCTGCGGGCAGGCAACTCCGGCTCCGTTTATTTCCGCGTCAACGGCGAAACCTATGGCCCCGCTGGCCCGGGCACCTCGGTGGCCAAGCAGGTGGCGCTCTCCTCTGAAGCGCTGAAAGAGGCTTATCAGGTGGCCGATCTGGAGCAGGATCGCGATCTGGCCCGCATCGTGGCTGAACTGGCCGCCGCGCCCGTCACGCCTGCGGCACCGGCGTCGGAATAG
- the ispG gene encoding flavodoxin-dependent (E)-4-hydroxy-3-methylbut-2-enyl-diphosphate synthase, whose amino-acid sequence MSLNHVRPWRNIYRRKSRQIHVGTVPVGGDAPIAVQTMTNTDTSDAAATIKQVLACAEVGADIVRVSTPDQASTQALREIVKESPVPIVADIHFHYKRAIEAAEAGAACLRINPGNIGDESRVKEVIKAAKDHGCSIRIGVNAGSLEKHLLEKYAEPCPEAMVESGLEHIKILEDNDFHEFKISVKASDVFLSAAAYQALAEATDAPIHLGITEAGGLMSGTIKSAIGLGNLLWMGIGDTLRVSLSADPVEEVKVGYDILKSLGLRHRGVNIISCPSCARQGFDVIKTVETLEKRLEHIKTPMSLSIIGCVVNGPGEALMTDIGFTGGGAGSGMVYLAGKQSHKLSNDQMVDHIVEQVEKKAAEIEAVEAAASEQAAE is encoded by the coding sequence ATGTCGCTCAACCACGTGCGCCCGTGGCGCAACATCTACCGCCGGAAATCCCGTCAGATCCACGTGGGCACTGTGCCCGTGGGTGGCGATGCGCCCATCGCGGTGCAGACGATGACGAACACCGACACCTCCGATGCCGCCGCCACCATCAAACAGGTGCTGGCCTGTGCCGAGGTGGGGGCCGACATCGTGCGTGTCTCCACGCCGGATCAGGCCTCCACGCAGGCGCTGCGCGAGATCGTGAAGGAAAGCCCGGTTCCGATCGTGGCCGATATCCACTTCCACTACAAACGCGCCATCGAAGCCGCGGAAGCGGGCGCGGCCTGCCTGCGGATCAACCCGGGCAACATCGGCGATGAGAGCCGCGTGAAGGAAGTGATCAAGGCCGCCAAGGATCACGGCTGCTCAATCCGCATCGGCGTGAACGCCGGATCGCTGGAAAAGCACCTTCTGGAAAAATACGCCGAGCCCTGCCCGGAAGCCATGGTCGAAAGCGGGCTTGAGCATATCAAGATATTGGAAGACAACGATTTTCACGAGTTCAAGATCTCGGTGAAAGCCTCCGACGTCTTCCTCTCCGCCGCCGCCTATCAAGCGCTGGCGGAGGCCACCGACGCGCCGATCCACCTTGGTATCACCGAGGCCGGGGGCCTGATGTCGGGCACGATCAAATCCGCGATTGGCCTTGGCAACCTCCTGTGGATGGGCATCGGCGACACGCTGCGCGTTTCGCTTTCGGCCGATCCGGTGGAAGAGGTGAAGGTCGGCTACGACATCCTGAAATCGCTGGGCCTGCGCCATCGCGGCGTCAACATCATCTCTTGCCCCTCTTGCGCGCGGCAGGGGTTTGACGTGATCAAAACCGTGGAAACACTGGAAAAACGCCTTGAACACATCAAGACACCGATGAGCCTTTCGATCATCGGCTGCGTGGTCAACGGCCCCGGCGAGGCGCTGATGACGGATATCGGCTTCACCGGCGGTGGGGCTGGCTCGGGCATGGTCTATCTGGCGGGCAAGCAGAGCCACAAGCTGAGCAACGATCAGATGGTGGATCACATCGTCGAGCAGGTGGAAAAGAAAGCCGCTGAGATCGAGGCAGTTGAAGCTGCCGCAAGCGAACAAGCCGCCGAGTAA
- a CDS encoding alpha/beta hydrolase codes for MPSSRRADFPPPRYRFHPLPLLLATACFCAALTPSMVPRDAMLLGLLAGLVAGIGYEIGNQIRRLWNGFELPHLPATPARLLRRGAYGISLAAIVYCLFRAADWQNATRAVMSLAPVDETHPLTVATYGAVAFLGLWLLCRLLGTAFDVVERLLRPIVPARVGVVLALIAVGWLAWSLASGVLITRAFQAADATFEAADLLIEPAFPRPDDPQKTGSDASLLRWEELGRRGREFVASAPSPQEISAFSGSPAVAPLRVYVGRRAAETPQERADIALQELIRQGGFERGTLVVMVPTGTGWMDPGSHDALDFMLGGDVATVSVQYSYLSSVLSLLSNADYGLDQAEALFHTIYEHWTQLPKESRPRLYVHGLSQGAFNSQSTLPILDLLADPIDGALWVGSPFLSPFWQYVRNERVAESPAWRPTLGNSSLVRVMTQNGAMNEIDAPWGPMRLVFLHYGSDPIVFFSFRTAFERPDWMEAPRAPDVAPEFRWYPLVTLFQLALDMGISLDVEGYGHLYIARDYVDGWAEVLAPEGWTAGRSEALKATLAARGSAY; via the coding sequence GTGCCATCCTCCAGACGCGCCGATTTCCCGCCCCCGCGCTACCGTTTCCACCCGCTGCCGCTCTTGCTGGCCACGGCCTGCTTCTGCGCCGCGCTCACCCCCTCCATGGTGCCGCGCGATGCGATGCTTCTGGGGCTGCTGGCCGGGCTGGTGGCGGGCATCGGCTATGAAATCGGAAATCAGATCAGGCGCTTGTGGAACGGTTTTGAACTGCCGCACCTGCCCGCAACACCCGCGCGACTGCTGCGCCGTGGTGCCTATGGGATCAGCCTTGCGGCCATCGTCTATTGCCTGTTTCGCGCCGCCGATTGGCAAAACGCAACCCGTGCCGTGATGAGCCTTGCGCCGGTGGATGAAACCCACCCCCTGACGGTGGCCACTTACGGCGCGGTGGCCTTTCTTGGGCTCTGGCTGCTCTGCCGCCTTCTGGGCACGGCCTTTGACGTGGTGGAGCGCCTGTTGCGCCCCATCGTGCCGGCGCGCGTTGGCGTGGTGCTGGCGCTCATTGCGGTGGGCTGGCTGGCGTGGTCACTGGCCTCGGGCGTGCTGATCACCCGCGCGTTTCAAGCGGCAGACGCCACGTTCGAGGCCGCCGACCTGCTGATTGAACCGGCCTTTCCCCGGCCTGACGATCCGCAGAAAACCGGCAGCGATGCCTCGCTTCTGCGGTGGGAAGAGCTGGGCCGCCGCGGGCGGGAGTTCGTGGCCTCAGCACCCAGCCCGCAGGAGATTTCCGCCTTTTCGGGAAGCCCCGCGGTTGCGCCCTTGCGCGTCTACGTGGGCCGCCGCGCCGCCGAGACGCCACAGGAACGCGCCGACATCGCGCTGCAGGAGCTGATCCGGCAGGGCGGGTTTGAGCGCGGCACGCTTGTTGTCATGGTTCCCACCGGCACCGGCTGGATGGACCCCGGCAGCCATGATGCGCTGGATTTCATGCTTGGCGGCGATGTGGCGACGGTCTCGGTGCAGTATTCCTACCTCTCCAGCGTGCTCTCGCTTCTGAGCAATGCGGACTACGGGCTGGATCAGGCCGAGGCGCTGTTTCACACGATCTATGAACATTGGACGCAGCTACCTAAGGAGTCCCGCCCGCGCCTTTACGTGCATGGGCTCAGCCAGGGGGCCTTCAATTCGCAATCCACGCTGCCGATCCTCGATCTGCTGGCCGATCCGATCGACGGCGCGCTCTGGGTGGGCTCGCCCTTCCTGAGCCCCTTCTGGCAATATGTGCGCAACGAGCGGGTGGCCGAAAGCCCGGCCTGGCGGCCCACTTTGGGGAACTCCTCGCTTGTGCGGGTGATGACGCAGAACGGCGCGATGAACGAGATCGACGCGCCCTGGGGCCCGATGCGCCTTGTGTTCCTGCACTATGGCTCTGATCCCATTGTCTTCTTCAGTTTCCGCACCGCCTTTGAGCGGCCCGACTGGATGGAGGCCCCCCGCGCGCCGGATGTGGCGCCGGAATTTCGCTGGTATCCGCTGGTGACGCTGTTCCAGTTGGCGCTGGACATGGGCATCTCGCTGGATGTGGAGGGCTATGGCCACCTCTACATTGCGCGCGATTACGTGGATGGCTGGGCCGAAGTGCTGGCCCCGGAGGGCTGGACGGCAGGTCGTTCGGAAGCGCTGAAAGCCACTTTGGCCGCGCGCGGGTCGGCCTACTAA
- a CDS encoding DsbA family protein, whose protein sequence is MNRLLKAGLLAATSAMALAAAPASALDLSAMTEAERSAFREEVRSYLLENPELLLEVIAKLEAQQAEAQASGDQQLVATNAEALFADANSWVGGNPEGDVTLVEFMDYRCGYCKKAFEEVEALVESDGNIRFVLKEFPILGEESELAARFAIATLQLAGPDAYKSVHDQLMTMRGQVSEGNLAKIGVKAGIEDVQAVLDHMSNDDVTAVIAENRALAARLNISGTPGFVMGDVMLRGYLPLDAMREVVDEIRTQ, encoded by the coding sequence ATGAACCGTCTCCTCAAGGCTGGCCTTCTGGCCGCCACCTCCGCCATGGCGCTCGCCGCCGCCCCCGCCTCTGCCCTTGATCTCTCGGCCATGACCGAAGCGGAGCGCAGCGCCTTCCGTGAAGAAGTCCGCAGCTACCTGCTCGAAAACCCCGAGCTTCTGCTGGAGGTCATCGCCAAGCTCGAAGCGCAGCAGGCCGAGGCGCAGGCCAGCGGCGATCAGCAGCTCGTGGCCACGAACGCCGAGGCGCTTTTTGCCGATGCCAACAGCTGGGTGGGCGGTAACCCGGAGGGCGATGTGACCCTCGTGGAGTTCATGGATTACCGCTGCGGCTATTGCAAAAAGGCCTTTGAAGAGGTCGAGGCGCTGGTGGAGAGCGATGGCAACATCCGCTTCGTGCTGAAGGAATTCCCAATCCTTGGCGAGGAGAGCGAGTTGGCCGCCCGTTTCGCCATCGCCACGCTGCAACTGGCGGGCCCAGACGCTTATAAATCGGTGCATGATCAGCTGATGACGATGCGTGGGCAGGTCAGCGAGGGCAACCTTGCCAAGATCGGCGTGAAGGCCGGGATTGAGGATGTGCAGGCTGTGCTGGATCACATGAGCAATGATGACGTCACCGCCGTGATTGCCGAGAACCGCGCGCTGGCTGCGCGGCTCAACATTTCCGGCACGCCGGGCTTCGTGATGGGCGACGTGATGCTGCGCGGCTACCTGCCGCTGGACGCGATGCGCGAGGTCGTGGACGAGATCCGCACCCAGTAA
- a CDS encoding M48 family metalloprotease, producing MRSSVQLLRFTAALLVCALAFAPLPARAQSLIRDAEIERSLKELARPLITAAGLSPGRIKIMVINDSSLNAFVIDTQHVFLHSGLIMRMQKPAELQAVIAHELAHIANGHLTSRALNIGNARTAGMMGLLLSAAAAAAGSPEAATGIALGSQQSALRVFLKHTRAEEASADQSALRFMVAAGVDPNAMVDVLNIFRGQEAISAGRRDPWASSHPLTNDRLRAVRGYAAGAKPRDGDDAASAYWFARTQAKMQGFLRNPASVLRRVKKGDTSEIALLTKSIAYHRQPNQKQAYANIDALVAKRPNDPYYRELRGQILLENGNAPAAAQAYAQAVNLAPDQPLILAGYGRALLAQDTAESNRKALQVLEKARSRDSQDPRMLRDLAVAYARAGNNGQASLATAERYALVGRLKDAGVHANRAAGQLPRGTSGWNRAQDVIRASELAAKAKRN from the coding sequence ATGAGATCGAGCGTTCAACTCCTCCGCTTTACGGCGGCGCTTCTTGTCTGCGCGCTGGCCTTCGCGCCGCTGCCCGCCCGCGCGCAGTCGCTGATCCGGGATGCCGAGATCGAGCGCTCGCTGAAAGAGCTTGCCCGCCCGCTGATCACCGCCGCAGGGCTCTCGCCGGGGCGGATCAAGATCATGGTGATCAATGATTCCTCGCTCAACGCCTTCGTGATCGACACGCAGCACGTGTTCCTGCATTCGGGCCTGATCATGCGCATGCAAAAGCCCGCGGAGCTGCAGGCGGTGATCGCCCATGAGCTGGCCCATATCGCCAACGGCCATCTCACCAGCCGCGCGCTGAACATCGGCAATGCCCGCACCGCCGGAATGATGGGCCTGCTGCTCTCCGCCGCCGCCGCCGCCGCCGGTTCGCCAGAAGCCGCGACGGGGATCGCGCTAGGCAGCCAGCAAAGCGCGCTGCGCGTCTTCCTCAAGCACACCCGCGCCGAGGAGGCCTCTGCCGATCAGAGCGCCCTGCGCTTCATGGTGGCCGCCGGGGTGGATCCGAACGCCATGGTCGATGTGCTCAACATCTTCCGCGGGCAGGAGGCGATCTCCGCCGGGCGGCGCGATCCCTGGGCGTCTTCGCACCCGCTCACCAATGACCGCCTGCGGGCCGTGCGCGGCTATGCCGCCGGGGCCAAGCCCCGAGACGGCGACGATGCGGCCTCCGCCTATTGGTTTGCGCGCACACAGGCCAAGATGCAGGGCTTCCTGCGCAACCCCGCGAGCGTGCTGCGGCGGGTGAAGAAGGGCGACACCTCTGAAATCGCCCTGCTCACCAAATCCATTGCCTACCACCGGCAGCCGAACCAGAAACAGGCCTACGCCAATATCGATGCGCTGGTGGCCAAGCGGCCCAATGATCCCTATTACCGCGAACTGCGGGGCCAGATCCTGCTGGAAAACGGCAATGCCCCGGCCGCCGCGCAGGCCTATGCGCAGGCGGTGAACCTCGCCCCGGATCAGCCCCTGATCCTTGCGGGCTACGGCCGCGCCCTCTTGGCGCAGGACACCGCCGAGAGCAACCGCAAGGCCCTGCAGGTGCTGGAGAAAGCCCGCAGCCGCGACAGCCAGGATCCGCGCATGCTGCGCGATCTGGCCGTGGCCTATGCACGGGCGGGCAACAACGGGCAGGCCTCGCTGGCGACCGCAGAGCGCTACGCGCTCGTGGGCCGGCTGAAAGACGCCGGTGTCCACGCCAACCGCGCCGCCGGGCAATTGCCGCGCGGTACTTCCGGCTGGAACCGCGCACAGGATGTGATACGAGCCAGCGAGCTCGCAGCGAAAGCGAAAAGGAACTGA
- a CDS encoding pyridoxal phosphate-dependent aminotransferase yields the protein MKSSTRSQVDPFIVMDVMEQARRAEEAGRHVIHMEVGQPGTPAPEGARAALSKGMDAGALGYTVALGLPELRAGIARLYGEWYGVDLDPARVVVTSGSSGAFLLAFTALFDAGDRVGLGLPGYPSYRQILKALSLEAIGLQTAPENRFQPVAGDLAGQGLDGLIVASPANPSGTMLGKQALGDLIGACADQGISFVSDEIYHGIQYGERAVSALEISDDVYVINSFSKYFSMTGWRVGWMVVPEDHVRTVERLAQNMFICAPHASQVAALGALESRAELEANMGVYTANRALMVEGLKAAGFTRFAPPDGAFYIYADVSAYTNDSLAFCEEILQEAGVAVTPGLDFDPARGGQWIRFSYARATADIEEGLSRLAAYMARRGAV from the coding sequence ATGAAGAGTTCAACCCGAAGCCAGGTCGATCCCTTCATTGTGATGGACGTGATGGAACAGGCGCGCCGGGCCGAGGAAGCGGGCCGCCATGTGATCCATATGGAGGTGGGCCAGCCGGGCACGCCCGCGCCCGAAGGCGCACGTGCGGCGCTGTCCAAGGGCATGGACGCAGGCGCGCTTGGCTACACGGTGGCGCTAGGCCTGCCGGAACTGCGCGCGGGCATCGCGCGGCTTTACGGCGAATGGTATGGCGTGGATCTGGATCCGGCGCGCGTTGTTGTCACCTCCGGCTCTTCGGGGGCCTTCCTGCTGGCCTTCACCGCGCTTTTTGATGCGGGCGATCGCGTCGGGCTCGGCCTGCCGGGCTATCCGAGCTACCGGCAGATCCTCAAGGCGCTCTCGCTTGAGGCTATTGGCCTGCAGACCGCACCGGAGAACCGCTTCCAGCCGGTGGCGGGTGATCTGGCGGGGCAGGGGCTTGATGGGCTGATCGTGGCCTCGCCCGCCAACCCGTCCGGCACGATGCTGGGCAAGCAGGCGCTTGGCGATCTGATCGGGGCTTGCGCTGATCAGGGCATCTCCTTCGTCTCAGATGAGATTTACCACGGTATCCAGTACGGCGAACGCGCCGTCTCGGCGCTTGAGATCAGCGACGATGTTTACGTGATCAATTCCTTCTCCAAGTATTTCTCAATGACGGGCTGGCGCGTGGGCTGGATGGTGGTGCCCGAGGATCACGTGCGCACGGTGGAGCGGCTGGCGCAGAACATGTTCATCTGCGCGCCGCACGCCTCGCAGGTGGCCGCCCTTGGCGCGCTTGAAAGCCGGGCGGAGCTTGAGGCCAACATGGGCGTCTACACCGCCAACCGCGCGCTTATGGTGGAAGGCCTGAAGGCGGCGGGATTCACCCGGTTCGCGCCGCCGGACGGGGCCTTCTATATCTATGCCGACGTGAGCGCCTACACAAATGACAGCCTCGCCTTCTGCGAAGAGATTCTGCAGGAAGCAGGCGTGGCGGTGACTCCGGGGCTCGATTTCGACCCCGCACGCGGCGGGCAGTGGATCCGCTTCTCCTATGCGCGCGCCACCGCCGACATCGAAGAGGGGCTTTCGCGCCTTGCCGCTTACATGGCGCGGCGCGGAGCGGTATAA
- a CDS encoding N-acetylmuramoyl-L-alanine amidase, which yields MHRALTRISAVALAAMLWIAAAPLAAQAQDFSALARLESARSGLTDAGKGGIELRLLLSQPVPYRVFTLDDPRRVVLDFREVDFTGATPESLLKGENATGLRFGVFRPGWSRMVIDLAGPQAVVEAGMRTDPATGRAAIILRTQASDAESYAAKAGAPEGAGWERPEAADVPPRVSRQDGSRPLRVVLDPGHGGIDPGAERDGHREADLMLTFALELKEKLLRSGGYEVMLTREADVFVPLETRVAVARAFGADVFLSLHADALAEGRATGTTLYTLSDSATDRASALLAERHDRDQLLAGVDLTEQDDVIATVLMDMVRRDTMPRSDKLATALLDGFRANDVTLYKKPKLSAGFSVLKSPDIPSVLIELGFLSSPSDLDRLKDPEWREKAASAIAEGLQGWAKADAAEARLLRK from the coding sequence ATGCATCGGGCACTCACACGGATAAGCGCGGTGGCTTTGGCCGCTATGCTCTGGATCGCAGCAGCGCCTCTGGCCGCACAGGCGCAGGATTTCAGCGCGCTGGCGCGGCTGGAGTCGGCGCGCAGCGGGCTTACCGATGCGGGCAAGGGCGGCATCGAGCTGCGCCTGCTGCTGAGCCAGCCCGTGCCCTACCGCGTGTTCACGCTGGATGATCCGCGCCGGGTGGTGTTGGATTTCCGCGAGGTGGATTTCACCGGGGCGACGCCGGAAAGCCTTCTGAAGGGCGAAAACGCAACCGGTTTGCGCTTTGGCGTTTTCCGGCCTGGCTGGTCGCGCATGGTGATCGATCTGGCCGGGCCGCAGGCCGTGGTGGAGGCGGGCATGCGCACCGATCCGGCCACGGGCCGCGCTGCCATCATCCTGCGCACGCAAGCCAGCGATGCCGAAAGCTACGCCGCCAAGGCCGGCGCGCCTGAAGGGGCCGGCTGGGAGCGCCCCGAGGCCGCCGACGTGCCGCCGCGCGTGTCTCGTCAGGACGGCAGCCGGCCTCTGCGCGTGGTGCTCGATCCCGGCCATGGCGGCATCGATCCGGGCGCGGAACGTGACGGCCACCGCGAGGCGGACCTGATGCTGACTTTCGCGCTTGAGTTGAAGGAAAAACTCCTGCGGTCAGGTGGTTACGAGGTGATGCTCACGCGGGAGGCCGATGTCTTTGTGCCGCTGGAAACCCGCGTCGCCGTGGCGCGGGCCTTTGGGGCGGATGTGTTCCTGTCGCTCCATGCCGACGCTCTGGCGGAAGGGCGCGCCACTGGCACCACCCTCTACACGCTCTCTGACAGCGCCACGGATCGCGCCTCCGCCTTGCTGGCAGAACGCCACGACCGCGACCAGCTTCTGGCGGGCGTCGATCTGACCGAACAGGACGATGTGATCGCCACCGTGCTGATGGACATGGTGCGCCGCGATACCATGCCGCGCTCCGACAAGCTCGCCACCGCCTTGCTCGACGGCTTCCGCGCCAATGACGTGACGCTCTACAAGAAACCCAAGCTCTCGGCGGGCTTCTCGGTGCTGAAATCGCCCGACATCCCTTCGGTTCTGATCGAACTGGGCTTTCTGTCGAGCCCCAGCGATCTGGATCGGCTGAAAGACCCGGAGTGGCGGGAAAAAGCCGCCTCGGCCATCGCGGAAGGGCTGCAGGGTTGGGCCAAGGCGGATGCAGCAGAGGCGCGGCTTCTGCGCAAGTAA